A genomic region of Kribbella sp. NBC_00382 contains the following coding sequences:
- a CDS encoding SDR family oxidoreductase — MRVFVTGASGWIGSAAVDELLADGHQIVGLARSDASAAALAAKGVEVLRGDLDDLDALRTGAAGADAVINLANKHTFDAAANNAERLAVQTIGDELAGSDRVLMIASGINPVAGRASTEADPSPLHGPDAPRGGAENLALSYQDKGVHPIVVRFAPTVHGAGDHGLIRMLVTGARTAGFSAYIADGANRWPAIHRSDAARLIALGINKAPAGTILHATTEEGVPTRAIAEAIAQGLDIPATSVTPEDAVTHLGWLGGFFAMDLPTSSTATQTLLGWTPTGPTLLEDLQTSSYFQN; from the coding sequence ATGCGTGTATTCGTCACCGGGGCATCAGGCTGGATCGGCTCCGCGGCCGTCGACGAGCTGCTCGCCGACGGCCATCAGATCGTCGGCCTGGCTCGCTCGGATGCCTCCGCGGCCGCGTTGGCCGCCAAGGGCGTGGAGGTACTGCGCGGCGATCTCGACGACCTGGACGCGCTGCGCACCGGCGCGGCCGGCGCCGACGCGGTCATCAACCTCGCGAACAAGCACACCTTCGACGCCGCCGCGAACAACGCCGAGCGGCTGGCGGTACAGACCATCGGGGACGAGCTGGCCGGCTCTGACCGGGTGCTCATGATTGCCTCAGGCATCAATCCCGTCGCCGGCCGCGCCTCGACCGAGGCCGACCCGTCACCGCTGCACGGTCCCGACGCGCCTCGCGGTGGCGCCGAGAACCTCGCACTCTCCTACCAGGACAAGGGTGTGCACCCGATCGTCGTCCGCTTCGCCCCGACCGTGCACGGCGCCGGCGACCACGGCCTGATCCGGATGCTCGTCACCGGAGCCCGGACAGCCGGCTTCTCGGCGTACATCGCCGACGGCGCCAACCGCTGGCCCGCCATCCACCGCTCCGACGCCGCCCGGTTGATTGCCCTAGGCATCAACAAGGCTCCCGCCGGCACCATCCTCCACGCCACCACCGAAGAAGGCGTACCAACCCGAGCCATCGCCGAAGCAATAGCCCAGGGCCTCGACATCCCCGCCACCTCCGTCACCCCGGAGGACGCGGTCACCCACCTCGGCTGGCTGGGCGGCTTCTTCGCCATGGACCTACCAACGTCCAGCACAGCCACCCAGACCCTCCTGGGCTGGACCCCCACCGGCCCAACCCTCCTCGAAGACCTGCAGACCTCCAGCTACTTCCAGAACTGA
- a CDS encoding N-acyl-D-amino-acid deacylase family protein: MTDLLITGGTVIDGTGSPGVRADVVVDAGRIVAIGNYLPGSLSADRTIDATGLVVAPGFIDMHAHSDLQILANPDHTAKVSQGVTLEVLGQDGLSFAPIDDPTRTAVRRQIAGWNGEPDDFDFSWSTVAGYLDRLDQGIACNAAYLVPQGTLRMMVIGTANRPATAAELDEMKRLLAEGLQQGAVGMSSGLTYTPGMFADTAELVELCKVLAEYGGYYSPHQRSYGKGALEAYGEMIEIARQSGCALHLTHATMNFEPNKGRGVDLLAMIDKALADGVDITTDTYPYLPGATTLSAILPSWSAEGGSDALLARLADPADRERITYELEQVGTDGCHGCVTDWNTIEIGGVKNATLSGAVGNTVAEIAAGIDKPPSWVFFDLLIRDNLATTILQHVGHEENVQAIMKHPTHTGGSDAILVGGKPHPRAWGTFPRYLSQYVRELGVLELADCIHHLTGRPAQRLRLTDRGLVREGYHADLVLFDPDGVRDTATFDNPRQQALGIPWVLVGGVPVIEDGHRTDALPGRAIRRTSSAAPTAP, translated from the coding sequence ATGACAGACCTACTCATCACCGGCGGCACCGTCATCGACGGGACCGGCTCGCCGGGCGTCCGGGCCGACGTCGTCGTCGACGCCGGCCGAATCGTAGCCATCGGCAACTACTTGCCGGGAAGCCTCAGCGCCGACCGGACGATCGACGCGACCGGGCTGGTCGTCGCGCCCGGATTCATCGACATGCACGCGCACTCGGACCTGCAGATCCTGGCCAACCCGGACCATACGGCCAAGGTCAGCCAGGGCGTCACGCTCGAGGTGCTCGGCCAGGACGGGTTGTCGTTCGCGCCGATCGACGACCCGACGCGGACCGCCGTACGGCGCCAGATCGCGGGCTGGAACGGAGAGCCGGACGACTTCGACTTCTCCTGGTCAACGGTCGCCGGCTACCTCGACCGGCTCGACCAGGGGATCGCCTGCAACGCGGCGTACCTGGTCCCGCAGGGCACGCTCCGGATGATGGTGATCGGTACTGCGAACCGCCCAGCCACAGCCGCCGAGCTGGACGAGATGAAGCGACTACTGGCCGAAGGACTCCAGCAGGGCGCAGTCGGGATGAGCAGCGGCCTCACCTACACGCCCGGCATGTTCGCCGACACCGCGGAGCTCGTCGAGCTGTGCAAGGTCCTCGCGGAGTACGGCGGCTACTACAGCCCGCATCAGCGCTCGTACGGCAAGGGCGCGCTCGAGGCGTACGGCGAGATGATCGAGATCGCCCGGCAGTCGGGGTGCGCGCTGCACCTGACCCACGCGACGATGAACTTCGAACCGAACAAGGGCCGCGGCGTCGACCTGCTCGCGATGATCGACAAGGCCCTCGCCGACGGCGTCGACATCACCACCGACACCTACCCGTACTTGCCTGGGGCAACCACTCTGTCGGCGATCCTGCCGAGCTGGAGCGCCGAGGGCGGCTCCGACGCGCTGCTCGCCCGGCTGGCCGATCCGGCCGACCGCGAACGGATCACCTACGAGCTGGAGCAGGTCGGCACCGACGGCTGCCACGGCTGCGTCACGGACTGGAACACCATCGAGATCGGCGGCGTGAAGAACGCGACCCTCAGCGGCGCGGTCGGCAACACCGTCGCGGAGATCGCGGCCGGGATCGACAAGCCGCCGTCCTGGGTCTTCTTCGACCTGCTGATCCGCGACAACCTCGCGACGACGATCCTGCAGCACGTCGGCCACGAGGAGAACGTTCAGGCGATCATGAAGCACCCGACGCACACGGGTGGTTCGGACGCGATCCTGGTCGGCGGCAAACCGCACCCCCGGGCATGGGGCACCTTTCCCCGGTACCTCTCCCAGTACGTCCGTGAGCTGGGCGTTCTCGAGCTCGCCGACTGCATCCACCACCTGACCGGCCGACCCGCTCAACGACTGCGGCTGACCGATCGGGGGCTGGTCCGCGAGGGGTATCACGCGGATCTCGTGCTCTTCGACCCCGACGGCGTACGGGACACCGCGACCTTCGACAACCCGCGCCAGCAAGCGCTCGGCATTCCGTGGGTGCTGGTCGGCGGTGTACCCGTCATCGAGGACGGCCACCGCACCGACGCCCTCCCCGGCCGCGCCATCCGCCGTACCTCTTCCGCCGCCCCCACCGCCCCCTGA
- a CDS encoding TetR/AcrR family transcriptional regulator, translating into MVRWEPGATDRLRVAALELYVAQGFEQTTVGEIARSVGLTERTFFRHFADKKEVLFDGEDQLQKAFVAAIEAAPPGPPFDVVATALTTTAEFFGEERRTWSKQRNQVIQANQPLKERELLKLAGLATAITEALRKRRIKDPAATLAAETCVTVFAVAFGQWITDGETRSLAEVERDILAEFRTLALETAAH; encoded by the coding sequence ATGGTGCGATGGGAGCCGGGCGCGACGGATCGGCTGCGCGTCGCCGCGCTGGAGCTGTACGTCGCGCAGGGGTTCGAGCAGACGACGGTCGGCGAGATCGCGAGGAGCGTCGGCCTGACCGAGCGCACCTTCTTCCGGCACTTCGCGGACAAGAAGGAAGTCCTGTTCGACGGCGAGGACCAGCTGCAAAAGGCGTTCGTGGCCGCCATCGAGGCCGCGCCACCAGGCCCGCCGTTCGACGTGGTCGCCACGGCGTTGACCACGACAGCGGAGTTCTTCGGCGAAGAACGGCGTACCTGGTCGAAGCAGCGCAACCAGGTGATCCAGGCCAACCAGCCGCTGAAGGAGCGCGAGCTACTGAAACTCGCCGGTCTGGCAACCGCGATCACCGAGGCACTCCGCAAGCGCCGCATAAAGGACCCAGCGGCGACCCTCGCGGCCGAGACCTGCGTCACCGTCTTCGCCGTCGCCTTCGGGCAGTGGATCACCGATGGTGAGACGCGGTCCCTGGCCGAGGTCGAGCGGGATATTTTGGCTGAGTTCAGGACCCTCGCCTTGGAGACAGCCGCGCACTGA
- a CDS encoding sugar kinase — protein sequence MADLVPRAVCLGEAMIMLAAETGAPLEDVETFRRSVGGAECNVAGGLAALGIPTGWISRLGADGFGRHVLSDLQSRGVEVGGVEDDPTRPTGLYVKHTINGRTRMHYYRSGSAAAAMDADFLDRPAVRNRLVGAELVHTTGITAAISTTAAELLDRLAALRDSLGFTLSVDLNWRPALWRDTDPAPLWRLLRAADVVLIGADEAMVFAGTSDPAELRELFGPRATIVVKSDAHVALAMEPGGRRTEVPALTVDVVEPVGAGDAFAAGYLAGTLQGLPMEQRLRLGHLSAAAVLAVPDDHATPPEARVRQALLDCSDEDWANTMVGPAGVRSPALMGGVV from the coding sequence ATGGCCGATCTGGTACCTCGGGCGGTCTGTCTGGGCGAGGCGATGATCATGCTCGCCGCCGAGACCGGTGCCCCGCTGGAGGACGTCGAGACGTTCCGGCGTTCGGTCGGTGGCGCCGAGTGCAATGTCGCGGGTGGACTCGCCGCGCTAGGGATCCCGACGGGCTGGATCTCGCGGCTCGGCGCGGACGGCTTCGGGCGGCATGTGCTGAGTGACCTGCAGAGCCGTGGGGTCGAGGTCGGGGGAGTAGAGGACGACCCGACCCGGCCGACCGGGCTCTATGTGAAGCACACGATCAACGGCCGGACTCGGATGCACTACTACCGCTCCGGCTCGGCTGCGGCGGCGATGGACGCCGACTTCCTGGATCGGCCCGCAGTGCGCAACCGGTTGGTCGGTGCCGAGCTGGTGCACACCACTGGGATCACTGCGGCGATCTCTACTACCGCTGCTGAGTTGCTGGACCGGCTGGCGGCACTACGGGACAGCCTGGGCTTCACCTTGAGTGTGGACCTCAACTGGCGGCCGGCGCTGTGGCGTGACACCGACCCTGCTCCGCTGTGGCGATTGCTGCGCGCGGCGGATGTAGTGCTGATCGGTGCGGACGAGGCCATGGTTTTCGCCGGGACCAGTGACCCAGCTGAGTTGCGCGAGCTGTTCGGGCCGCGGGCGACCATCGTGGTGAAGTCGGATGCTCATGTGGCTCTCGCGATGGAGCCTGGTGGGCGGCGTACCGAAGTACCGGCGCTCACTGTCGACGTGGTGGAGCCAGTGGGGGCAGGGGATGCCTTTGCTGCTGGCTACTTGGCTGGGACGCTCCAGGGGTTGCCGATGGAGCAGCGGCTGCGGCTCGGACACCTGAGCGCTGCGGCGGTACTGGCCGTGCCGGACGACCACGCGACGCCTCCCGAGGCGCGGGTGCGGCAGGCGTTGCTGGACTGCTCCGATGAGGACTGGGCCAACACGATGGTCGGCCCGGCCGGTGTCAGGTCCCCTGCGCTGATGGGAGGTGTGGTGTGA
- a CDS encoding bifunctional 4-hydroxy-2-oxoglutarate aldolase/2-dehydro-3-deoxy-phosphogluconate aldolase, with protein sequence MTTLDLLRADRVLSVVRAPALDDARDLCSALVAGGIHVIELTFTTPDLPRHLERAASGDTGAVVGAGTVQTAAQARSAVDAGAAFLVTPGQGPEASEIVKAAHDAGIPIVLGSFTPSEVMTALALGADAVKIFPAHHLGPKYLKDLNGPFPGVPLVPSGGVNAGNAKQFLDAGALAVSAGTDVVSPADITAANWSQITSNAKAFCAALS encoded by the coding sequence ATGACCACGCTGGACCTGCTCCGCGCCGACCGGGTGCTGAGCGTCGTACGCGCTCCGGCCCTCGACGACGCCCGCGACCTGTGCTCCGCACTCGTTGCCGGCGGCATCCATGTGATCGAGCTGACGTTCACCACACCCGACCTGCCTCGGCACCTCGAGCGGGCGGCGTCCGGTGATACCGGAGCAGTCGTAGGCGCCGGTACGGTCCAGACGGCGGCGCAAGCTCGCTCGGCCGTAGACGCGGGTGCTGCCTTCCTGGTCACGCCGGGCCAGGGGCCCGAGGCTTCGGAGATCGTCAAGGCTGCCCACGATGCCGGAATCCCTATCGTGCTTGGGTCTTTTACGCCGTCCGAGGTGATGACGGCGCTGGCGCTCGGTGCGGACGCGGTCAAGATCTTCCCCGCGCATCACCTCGGCCCGAAGTACCTGAAGGACCTCAACGGCCCGTTCCCGGGAGTACCGCTGGTGCCGTCCGGAGGTGTCAACGCCGGTAACGCCAAGCAGTTTCTCGATGCCGGCGCGCTCGCGGTCAGCGCCGGTACCGATGTCGTCTCCCCCGCCGACATCACCGCCGCCAACTGGTCCCAGATCACCAGCAACGCAAAGGCTTTCTGCGCCGCATTGAGCTGA
- a CDS encoding GntP family permease, translated as MSGVIDWLHHDTAGLLLLCLVAIALLLFLIIKIKLEPFISLLATGLFLALAAGLNVRTIVGTALKSSDSVLEKGFGGILGHIAVIIGLGTVLGALLEKSGGADVLSRRLLKLFGPKGTPVAMGLVGLIFGIPVFFDIGIFVLAPLVYVAAKRGGKSLVLYALPVLAGLSMTHAFLPPHPGPTAVAGLLHVDMGWLIIIGLACGLPAFAVAGILWPLYIAPRVPVTVPEEFVAAEVEGEEKPEPPLGLVMAVILLPLVLILGATFGTLILDPHRDLLSFLTFLGNPAVALLLAVLLAYYLLGVRRGMTNAEFSELSSNSLKPVGMILLVVGAGAFFGAVISATGVGAALAKSLSSAGLPVLLLAYVISCGLRIAQGSATVAIVTTGGIVGPLMTDQGYSQAHLALIAAAICAGSIILSHVNDGGFWIVAKYFNMTVKETLLTWSVLETILSLVGFGMASLLWVII; from the coding sequence ATGTCCGGAGTCATCGACTGGCTGCACCATGACACGGCAGGCTTGCTGCTGCTGTGTCTGGTGGCCATCGCGCTGCTGTTGTTCCTGATCATCAAGATCAAGCTCGAACCGTTCATCTCGCTGCTGGCCACCGGCCTGTTCCTGGCCCTGGCCGCCGGGCTGAACGTCCGAACCATCGTCGGTACGGCGCTCAAGTCGAGCGACTCCGTGCTGGAGAAGGGCTTCGGCGGCATCCTCGGCCATATCGCCGTCATCATCGGCCTCGGCACCGTGCTCGGCGCGCTGCTGGAGAAGTCCGGCGGCGCCGACGTGCTCAGCCGCCGGCTGCTGAAGCTGTTCGGCCCGAAGGGCACCCCGGTCGCGATGGGCCTGGTCGGCCTGATTTTCGGCATCCCGGTCTTCTTCGACATCGGCATCTTCGTGCTCGCCCCGCTCGTGTACGTCGCGGCGAAACGCGGCGGCAAGTCACTCGTGCTCTATGCCTTGCCCGTACTGGCCGGCCTCTCGATGACGCACGCCTTCCTGCCACCGCACCCGGGTCCGACCGCCGTCGCCGGACTACTGCATGTCGACATGGGCTGGCTGATCATCATCGGCCTGGCCTGCGGGCTGCCCGCGTTCGCCGTCGCGGGCATCCTCTGGCCGCTCTACATTGCTCCCCGGGTACCGGTGACCGTGCCGGAAGAGTTCGTCGCCGCTGAGGTCGAGGGCGAGGAGAAGCCCGAGCCGCCGCTGGGTCTGGTGATGGCGGTCATCCTGCTGCCGCTGGTACTGATCCTCGGCGCGACGTTCGGGACGCTGATCCTCGATCCGCATCGTGATCTGCTGAGCTTCCTCACGTTCCTCGGCAACCCGGCCGTCGCGCTGTTGCTCGCCGTGTTGCTCGCTTACTACCTGCTCGGCGTACGGCGTGGCATGACGAACGCCGAGTTCAGCGAACTGAGCAGCAACTCGCTCAAGCCGGTCGGCATGATCCTGCTCGTCGTCGGTGCGGGTGCGTTCTTCGGCGCGGTCATCTCGGCGACTGGTGTCGGTGCTGCCCTCGCCAAGAGCCTTTCCAGTGCTGGGCTTCCGGTCCTGCTGCTCGCGTACGTCATCTCGTGCGGCCTGCGGATCGCGCAGGGCTCGGCGACCGTCGCGATCGTGACGACCGGCGGCATCGTCGGCCCGCTGATGACGGACCAGGGCTACTCGCAGGCGCACCTCGCGCTGATCGCGGCGGCCATCTGCGCCGGCTCGATCATCCTCAGCCACGTCAACGACGGCGGCTTCTGGATCGTCGCGAAGTACTTCAACATGACCGTCAAGGAGACCCTGCTGACCTGGTCCGTCCTGGAGACCATCCTCTCCCTGGTCGGCTTCGGCATGGCTTCCCTGTTGTGGGTGATCATCTAG
- a CDS encoding type II toxin-antitoxin system Phd/YefM family antitoxin — translation MSAQTEITQRDLRTRSKEIMDAVQGGQAFTVTRDGHRIGELIPLRGRRRFVPRGEFAAMSHSAPDIRLEDFRADQQVDIDQEADDPYAR, via the coding sequence ATGAGCGCACAGACCGAGATCACCCAACGTGACCTGCGGACGCGGTCGAAGGAGATCATGGACGCCGTGCAAGGGGGCCAGGCCTTCACTGTCACCAGGGACGGTCATCGGATCGGCGAGCTGATCCCACTGCGTGGCCGGCGACGCTTCGTCCCGCGCGGCGAGTTCGCCGCGATGTCGCACTCGGCGCCGGACATCCGGCTAGAAGACTTCCGCGCCGACCAGCAGGTCGACATCGACCAGGAGGCGGACGACCCGTATGCCCGCTGA
- a CDS encoding alanine racemase, with the protein MSASYDAAAVAALADQQVSWRDKALPPAFWGRTVADVLAGKPRLSELPTPLLTLSAPGLQHNVETLARWCTEHGVQLAPHGKTTMAPALWAKQLEAGAWGITLANVYQLGVARAYGVSRVMIANAVVSPLQLRWIADELAADPSFDVMVWADSVRTVEIMEAARAAHVDAGPRQLDVLVEVGGVGGRTGARGVDAALEVAAAVAAAPTLRLAGVAGYEGAIAHGADEEGLEHVRSYLRDLATVHESLKYDEGVVPVVSAGGSAYFEQVAQVLAPLAKQGARVVLRSGAYIAHDDGYYRRISPLGSVPRTDGDRLVPAMHGWIRITSQPEPGLAIFDAGKRDLPFDEDLPMPQLLRPRSADEHVRPVEGMTVTKMNDQHGFLRFPSEVPLVIGDELRVGLSHPCTAFDKWGLIPVIDDPDADDPVVVDLVRTFFS; encoded by the coding sequence ATGTCAGCTTCGTACGATGCCGCCGCCGTCGCAGCCCTGGCCGACCAGCAGGTGAGCTGGCGGGACAAGGCCCTGCCGCCTGCTTTCTGGGGCCGGACCGTCGCCGACGTACTGGCCGGCAAACCGCGACTGTCCGAGCTGCCGACTCCCCTGCTCACTCTGTCCGCGCCCGGCCTGCAGCACAACGTCGAGACGCTCGCCCGCTGGTGCACTGAGCATGGGGTCCAGTTGGCCCCGCACGGCAAGACCACGATGGCTCCGGCGCTCTGGGCGAAGCAGCTCGAGGCAGGAGCCTGGGGAATCACGCTGGCGAACGTCTACCAGCTAGGAGTCGCCAGGGCGTACGGGGTGAGCCGAGTGATGATCGCCAACGCGGTGGTCTCGCCACTGCAGCTCCGGTGGATTGCTGATGAGCTCGCGGCCGACCCGTCGTTCGACGTGATGGTGTGGGCGGACTCGGTGCGCACTGTCGAGATCATGGAGGCAGCGCGGGCAGCACACGTCGATGCAGGGCCGCGGCAACTCGACGTACTGGTTGAGGTTGGTGGAGTCGGTGGGCGGACGGGTGCTCGTGGTGTCGACGCTGCGCTCGAAGTAGCCGCTGCTGTTGCCGCTGCTCCGACGCTGCGGCTTGCTGGGGTCGCTGGCTATGAAGGGGCGATCGCGCACGGCGCTGACGAGGAGGGGCTTGAGCATGTCCGCTCCTACCTGCGGGACCTGGCCACTGTGCACGAGAGCCTCAAGTACGACGAGGGCGTAGTACCGGTCGTCAGTGCGGGTGGTAGCGCGTACTTCGAGCAGGTGGCGCAGGTACTGGCTCCACTCGCCAAGCAAGGTGCTCGCGTTGTACTGCGGTCCGGTGCCTACATCGCGCATGACGACGGCTACTACCGCCGAATCTCTCCGCTGGGCTCCGTGCCGCGGACCGACGGTGACCGGCTGGTACCGGCCATGCACGGCTGGATCCGGATCACCTCGCAACCCGAACCAGGGTTGGCGATCTTCGATGCAGGCAAGCGCGACTTACCGTTCGACGAGGACCTGCCGATGCCTCAGCTGCTCCGGCCGCGCTCCGCCGACGAGCACGTGCGGCCGGTCGAAGGCATGACCGTGACGAAGATGAACGACCAGCACGGCTTCCTGCGCTTCCCATCAGAGGTCCCGCTGGTGATCGGCGACGAACTGCGGGTGGGGCTGTCGCATCCGTGCACCGCCTTCGACAAGTGGGGCCTGATCCCCGTCATCGACGACCCGGACGCCGATGACCCGGTGGTCGTCGACCTGGTTCGAACGTTCTTCTCATGA
- a CDS encoding type II toxin-antitoxin system VapC family toxin — MPADHRQGLLDTNIVILRKWIDPAELPDEMAISAITLAELSAGPHQVRSAAGYSEHAERARRMDILQRAESEFDPIPFDAEAARIYGRICAAVVAAGRTPRRRIADLMIASIAVAEELPLFTTNPDDFKGLEELLVVVPVAHPS; from the coding sequence ATGCCCGCTGATCACCGGCAGGGGCTGCTCGACACGAACATCGTGATCCTGCGGAAGTGGATAGATCCCGCGGAGTTGCCCGACGAGATGGCCATCTCTGCCATCACCCTGGCCGAGCTCTCCGCAGGCCCTCATCAGGTGCGGAGCGCTGCCGGCTACAGCGAGCACGCGGAGCGGGCCCGGCGGATGGACATCCTCCAGCGGGCCGAAAGCGAGTTCGACCCGATCCCGTTCGATGCCGAGGCTGCCCGGATCTACGGGCGGATCTGCGCGGCCGTCGTCGCGGCCGGCCGGACGCCGCGGCGCCGGATTGCCGACCTGATGATCGCCAGCATTGCCGTCGCCGAGGAGTTACCGCTTTTCACGACGAATCCCGACGACTTCAAAGGCCTTGAAGAACTTCTCGTTGTCGTTCCGGTCGCGCACCCGTCCTGA
- a CDS encoding RidA family protein, with translation MSDKTAISTPDAPAPMPVFSQGVRKGNVLQVSGQGSVDPESGSFVNEGDVKAQTTRVLQNIEAILKAGGATFDDVLMLRVYLTTRDDFAAMNEAYAEFVTPRTPSGILPSRTTVFTGLPLPQMLVEIDALAVLS, from the coding sequence ATGTCTGACAAGACCGCCATCTCCACCCCCGACGCTCCCGCGCCGATGCCCGTGTTCTCCCAGGGAGTCCGCAAGGGCAACGTGCTGCAGGTCTCCGGCCAGGGCTCGGTCGACCCGGAGAGCGGCTCGTTCGTCAACGAGGGCGACGTGAAGGCGCAGACCACCCGCGTCCTGCAGAACATCGAGGCGATCCTCAAGGCCGGCGGCGCCACCTTCGACGACGTCCTGATGCTCCGCGTCTACCTCACCACCCGCGACGACTTCGCCGCGATGAACGAGGCCTACGCCGAGTTCGTCACCCCGCGCACCCCGAGCGGCATCCTCCCCTCCCGCACCACCGTCTTCACCGGCCTCCCCCTCCCCCAAATGCTGGTAGAAATCGACGCCCTCGCGGTCCTTTCCTGA
- a CDS encoding MFS transporter, producing the protein MADPVSLWKIAPSIYLPALLYGIGSGAIAPVVALSARGLGASIAVASLVVAAAGVGQVIGDIPAGALTARIGERRAMLAATVLVSAALVACLVVPNVWGLALAIGATGLAAAVWGLARQAYLSEAVPLQLRARALSTLGGVQRIGSFIGPFLGAFAMKFLGTDGAYWVHLVAAALACVVLLSLPDIESVRRKRLANPVVMQSTTAVIREHLPVLRTLGVGALLVGAVRASRQVVIPLWAEHIGLDPQTTSLIFGISGAVDMLLFYPAGSVMDRFGRKWVAVPSMFVLGLAHLLLPLTHSALALTAVALLMGVGNGLGAGVIMTLGADASPAVGRAQFLGAFRLFADTGSAAGPFMIAAVTAVAALGPAVLFMGLTGWAAATAMKYWIPPRPKVPE; encoded by the coding sequence ATGGCAGACCCCGTCAGCCTCTGGAAGATCGCTCCGTCCATCTATCTACCGGCGCTGCTGTACGGCATCGGCTCGGGCGCGATCGCCCCGGTCGTCGCCCTCTCCGCACGCGGCCTCGGCGCCTCGATCGCCGTCGCCAGCCTGGTCGTGGCGGCCGCCGGTGTCGGCCAGGTGATCGGCGACATCCCGGCCGGAGCGCTCACCGCGCGGATCGGTGAGCGCCGCGCAATGCTGGCGGCGACCGTTCTCGTCTCGGCCGCCCTCGTCGCATGCTTGGTCGTCCCGAACGTCTGGGGCCTCGCCCTCGCCATCGGCGCCACCGGTCTCGCCGCAGCCGTCTGGGGCCTGGCCAGACAGGCCTACCTCAGTGAAGCCGTCCCGCTACAACTCCGGGCCAGGGCGCTGTCCACCCTCGGTGGCGTCCAACGGATCGGCTCCTTCATCGGCCCGTTCCTCGGCGCCTTCGCGATGAAGTTCCTCGGCACCGACGGCGCCTACTGGGTCCACCTGGTGGCGGCCGCCCTCGCCTGCGTGGTCCTGCTGAGCCTCCCCGACATCGAGTCCGTACGCCGCAAGCGCCTCGCCAATCCAGTCGTCATGCAATCCACCACCGCGGTCATCCGCGAGCACCTCCCGGTACTCCGTACGCTCGGCGTCGGGGCCCTCCTCGTCGGCGCGGTCCGCGCATCGCGACAGGTCGTCATCCCGCTCTGGGCCGAGCACATCGGACTCGATCCGCAGACGACGAGCTTGATCTTCGGTATCTCCGGAGCCGTCGACATGTTGCTCTTCTATCCGGCCGGCTCGGTGATGGACCGGTTCGGGCGCAAGTGGGTCGCAGTGCCGTCGATGTTCGTGCTCGGTCTGGCGCACCTGTTGCTCCCGCTGACGCACTCGGCGCTGGCGTTGACCGCGGTCGCGTTGCTGATGGGGGTCGGCAACGGACTGGGCGCGGGCGTGATCATGACGCTGGGCGCTGATGCCTCGCCGGCGGTCGGCCGGGCACAGTTCCTGGGTGCGTTCCGTCTCTTCGCCGACACCGGCAGCGCCGCCGGCCCGTTCATGATCGCCGCCGTCACAGCCGTGGCGGCCCTCGGGCCCGCAGTACTCTTCATGGGACTCACCGGCTGGGCCGCGGCGACCGCGATGAAGTACTGGATCCCGCCCCGGCCGAAGGTGCCGGAGTAA
- a CDS encoding IclR family transcriptional regulator, whose protein sequence is MSQSLARALQILVSLGEGDRSLDQLATELDVHKTTVLRLLRTMEVERFVRRDEAHRYRLGSRLFSLADAAREQHVVRAVAAPHLRQLNQRTGQTVHLAAYENGQVIYIDKLDSVQSVRMYSQIGVPAALHCTAVGKVLLAAQPKRQREGLLNTIEYHRFTPNTISGPDELRDELDLVRSQGWAHDRAEHESFINCIGAPITERSGRVVGAVSVSVPDVLLNYEQVLELLPDLLATTAAIGADYNN, encoded by the coding sequence GTGAGTCAGAGTCTGGCGAGAGCCCTGCAGATCCTGGTGAGCCTGGGGGAGGGGGACCGGTCACTGGACCAGCTCGCGACCGAGCTCGACGTCCACAAGACGACAGTGCTGCGGCTGCTGCGGACCATGGAGGTCGAGCGGTTCGTACGCCGCGACGAGGCCCACCGCTACCGGCTGGGCTCGCGACTGTTCTCCTTGGCCGATGCAGCGCGGGAGCAACACGTAGTACGGGCTGTTGCTGCTCCACATCTGCGGCAGCTCAACCAGCGGACCGGGCAGACGGTGCACTTGGCGGCGTACGAGAACGGGCAGGTCATTTACATCGACAAGCTCGACAGTGTGCAGTCGGTGCGGATGTACAGCCAGATCGGCGTACCGGCTGCCTTGCACTGCACCGCTGTCGGCAAGGTGCTGCTCGCCGCGCAGCCGAAGCGCCAGCGGGAAGGTCTGCTGAACACCATCGAGTACCACCGGTTCACGCCGAACACGATCTCCGGACCGGACGAGCTGCGCGACGAGCTCGACCTGGTCCGGTCGCAGGGCTGGGCGCACGACCGGGCCGAGCACGAGTCGTTCATCAACTGCATCGGGGCGCCGATCACCGAGCGCTCCGGCCGGGTGGTGGGGGCCGTCTCGGTGTCGGTGCCGGACGTTCTGCTCAACTATGAGCAGGTGCTGGAGCTGCTGCCCGACCTGCTCGCCACCACGGCCGCCATCGGCGCCGACTACAACAACTAG